The Micropterus dolomieu isolate WLL.071019.BEF.003 ecotype Adirondacks linkage group LG20, ASM2129224v1, whole genome shotgun sequence genome has a segment encoding these proteins:
- the znf609b gene encoding zinc finger protein 609b isoform X5, with amino-acid sequence MESPVSTPAPPPLHLLASVGNSEIASPCEQIMVRTRSVAVNTSDVALATEPECLGPCEPGTSVNLEGIVWQETEDGMLVVNVTWRNKTYVGTLLDCTRHDWAPPRFCESPTSDLEMRNGRGRGKRMRPNSNTPINENSNSSDNKGTTNNKTRAASNSKGRRGSQTPSERRTPPNSNTEDIKASPSSAGKRKTKPASDMEPNSSSEDTKGNKRMRTNSNSGGAGPTGLPIPSIKTEPLPPPLDRSCPSPVLIDCPHPNCNKKYKHINGLKYHQARAHNDDDIKLDLDGESEYGEDSTLHPEPGNCNGASISQKGCLSPARSVTPKGRNFDAQSPSPSPGKFGSKLSKKKIAETDPEMGGTPTDGCEDGLCFTDEASNDGLDDKRGSDKSKKGSTGTKADRMAQKNMKSPRPIGPGSTGPQQMYPFPPGNPNSSPGLTPMIPGIPKSPQMKGTQPKPPVIGDPASSSSKDKKKKEKKKKDGGKEADSPKPPGKGGKLEEGKLPYSEPCDQGNKGEGLLNGSSDPHQSRLASIKAEADKIYSFSDNAPSPSIGVASRIDGSGMPQPLTPLHMGNQNGADNSSVKTNSPAYSDISDAGEDGEGKLEGVKVRTEDQGIRESVKKALFPNQTPNKDSPYYPGYETYYSPNYVNPSPGGPNPVAEGQVKIKKDDDQDQGEEKVKVEVHEERKTDSSASGQQQQQQQQQQQQQQQHQQQPQQPSVIQQRSNMYMQPLYYNQYAYVPPYAYHPDQAYHNHLMNTNPAYRQQYEERQRQMAEQHRAAEKKSDVAIKEREASMKEEWKQKSPMPPSLSKAPSQSDLGKTLQPPSKSRDSPPEPSSKSMGSIKGEDPKSQQAEGLKMKLTEGGHHGKEDSKQALESRGQAGMEQAMWYRQQYPESQKPQAEDEHQQQQPRWKDERDRERERDRKLKDDRPRSKDSQSGPKEDGKEGSDPRISSEDHRAMSKDSRSNPHMQFSSPLAQHQGYMPYMHGYPYGQGYDPNHPGYRGMPSVMMQNYPGSYLPGGYPFSPYASKIAGGEEGSDKSRASPTVTKTATDSKALDILHQHASQYKSKSPTVGDKPPHDREREQDRGAGGDRDRERERERERERDGDRPRSSPSQRMMPSHHHLGYPLLSGQYDLSYATGLSSSAIVASQQAATPSLYPPPRR; translated from the exons GCATGCTGGTCGTCAATGTTACTTGGAGAAACAAGACATATGTGGGCACCCTATTGGACTGTACACGGCATGATTGGGCTCCCCCCAG GTTTTGTGAATCCCCTACAAGTGACCTGGAGATGAGGAATGGCCGTGGTCGAGGTAAGCGAATGAGACCGAATAGCAACACCCCTATCAACGAGAACAGCAACTCATCAGACAACAAGGGTACCACCAACAACAAGACTCGTGCTGCCTCTAACAGCAAGGGCCGGAGGGGTAGCCAGACGCCATCAGAGCGCCGCACCCCACCCAACAGCAACACAGAAGATATCAAGGCCAGTCCCTCCTCAGCTGGAAAACGTAAGACCAAACCAGCCTCAGACATGGAACCCAATTCCAGCTCGGAGGACACCAAAGGCAACAAACGTATGCGGACAAACTCCAACAGTGGAGGGGCAGGACCAACGGGTCTTCCTATCCCTTCTATTAAGACTGAGCCACTTCCACCTCCCCTTGATCGCAGCTGCCCCTCTCCAGTTCTTATTGACTGCCCACACCCTAACTGCAACAAGAAGTACAAGCACATTAATGGTCTCAAGTACCACCAAGCCCGCGCCCACAATGATGATGACATAAAGTTGGACTTGGATGGAGAGAGTGAATATGGCGAGGACTCAACTCTCCACCCTGAACCAGGGAACTGTAATGGAGCATCTATATCTCAGAAAGGATGCTTGTCTCCAGCACGTTCTGTTACTCCAAAAGGCAGGAATTTTGATGCTCAAAGTCCTTCCCCATCTCCTGGTAAGTTTGGTTCTAagctgagtaaaaagaaaatagcTGAGACAGATCCAGAAATGGGGGGTACACCGACAGATGGGTGTGAAGATGGGCTATGCTTCACTGATGAGGCCAGTAACGATGGTTTAGATGATAAGAGAGGATCAGACAAGTCCAAAAAGGGTAGCACCGGCACAAAGGCTGATAGAATGGCCCAGAAAAACATGAAGTCACCACGGCCCATAGGCCCTGGCTCTACAGGACCTCAGCAGATGTACCCTTTTCCTCCTGGAAACCCAAATTCTTCCCCGGGGCTTACCCCAATGATACCAGGAATCCCTAAGAGTCCTCAAATGAAAGGCACACAGCCTAAGCCCCCTGTCATTGGAGATCCTGCCTCAAGTAGCTccaaagacaaaaagaagaaagagaagaagaagaaagatggCGGAAAGGAAGCTGACAGCCCCAAGCCTCCGGGAAAGGGAGGAAAACTGGAGGAAGGAAAGCTTCCATACTCTGAACCTTGTGATCAAGGAAATAAGGGGGAAGGACTTCTCAATGGTTCTTCAGATCCTCATCAGAGTCGTTTAGCCAGTATCAAGGCTGAGGCTGACAAGATTTACAGCTTTTCTGACAATGCCCCTAGCCCATCCATTGGTGTAGCTAGCCGTATAGATGGCAGTGGAATGCCACAGCCTCTCACTCCACTTCACATGGGGAACCAAAATGGTGCTGACAACTCTTCGGTCAAAACCAATAGCCCAGCATATTCGGACATTTCAGATGCTGGTGAGGATGGTGAAGGGAAACTAGAAGGTGTCAAAGTCAGGACAGAGGACCAAGGCATTAGGGAAAGTGTCAAAAAAGCACTCTTTCCAAACCAGACACCCAACAAAGATTCCCCATACTATCCCGGCTATGAGACGTATTACTCGCCCAATTACGTCAACCCCAGTCCCGGTGGTCCCAACCCAGTGGCTGAAGGTCAGGTTAAGATCAAAAAGGATGATGACCAGGACCAAGGTGAGGAAAAAGTCAAGGTTGAGGTTCATGAAGAACGCAAAACTGATAGCAGTGCTTctggccagcagcagcagcagcagcagcagcagcagcagcagcaacagcaacatcaacagCAGCCACAGCAACCCTCAGTCATCCAACAGCGATCTAACATGTACATGCAACCTCTTTACTACAACCAGTATGCTTATGTTCCCCCATATGCATACCATCCCGATCAAGCCTACCATAACCACTTGATGAACACCAACCCAGCCTACCGGCAACAGTATGAGGAGCGGCAGCGACAAATGGCTGAACAACATCGTGCCGCTGAGAAGAAGTCAGATGTAGCCATAAAAGAACGAGAAGCTTCCATGAAAGAGGAGTGGAAACAAAAGAGCCCAATGCCACCAAGCCTTTCCAAAGCCCCAAGTCAGTCAGACCTTGGAAAGACACTGCAGCCCCCAAGCAAATCTAGGGACTCACCCCCTGAGCCTTCCTCCAAATCCATGGGAAGTATAAAAGGGGAGGACCCAAAGTCCCAGCAAGCTGAGGGGCTAAAAATGAAGCTGACTGAAGGGGGCCACCATGGAAAGGAAGACTCCAAGCAAGCGCTGGAATCCAGAGGTCAGGCAGGGATGGAGCAGGCCATGTGGTACAGACAG CAGTACCCCGAGAGCCAGAAGCCCCAAGCAGAAGATgaacaccagcaacaacaacctcGGTGGAAAGATGAAAGGGACAGAGAACGGGAACGAGATCGTAAATTAAAGGATGACAGGCCCAGGTCCAAGGACAGTCAAAGTGGGCCCAAGGAGGACGGCAAAGAGGGTAGTGATCCTAGAATCAGTTCTGAGGACCACCGGGCCATGAGCAAAGACTCTCGTTCTAATCCCCACATGCAGTTCTCATCACCACTAGCACAGCACCAAGGCTACATGCCCTACATGCATGGTTACCCCTATGGACAAGGCTATGACCCCAACCACCCTGGATACAGGGGCATGCCCTCAGTCATGATGCAGAATTATCCAG GTTCATACCTACCGGGAGGCTATCCATTTTCTCCATATGCCAGTAAAATAGCCGGAGGTGAGGAAGGCAGTGACAAATCTCGCGCCAGCCCTACTGTCACAAAAACAGCAACGGACTCCAAAGCCCTGGATATCCTGCATCAGCACGCCAGCCAATATAAGAGCAAATCCCCCACAGTAGGTGACAAGCCACCCCATGACAGGGAGAGGGAGCAGGACAGAGGTGCTGGTGGAGACAGAGATCGGGAAAGGGAGcgtgagagggaaagagaaagagacggGGACCGACCACGATCCTCACCCTCTCAGCGCATGATGCCCTCTCACCACCACCTGGGATACCCCCTGCTCTCAGGCCAATATGACCTGTCCTATGCCACAG GTCTCTCCTCATCAGCTATTGTTGCCAGCCAACAAGCAGCAACCCCCTCCCTCTACCCACCACCACGGAGGTGA